A window from Sus scrofa isolate TJ Tabasco breed Duroc chromosome 2, Sscrofa11.1, whole genome shotgun sequence encodes these proteins:
- the MAN2B1 gene encoding lysosomal alpha-mannosidase isoform X1, producing the protein MVAEARFWGVRAGGGQDEAGSRKRSGALQPPLPPFSFLFLLLLAAHGVWAAGYQTCPKVEPDMLNVHLVAHTHDDVGWLKTVDQYFYGIQNDVQHAGVQYILDSVISSLLMEPTRRFVYVEIAFFSRWWHQQTNATQEMVRNLVRQGRLEFANGGWVMNDEAATHYGAIIDQMTLGLRFLEDTFGSDGRPRVAWHIDPFGHSREQASLFAQMGFDGFFFGRLDYQDKNVRKEKRQMEQLWRASASLKPPAADLFTSVLPNMYNPPTGLCWDTLCADKPFVEDPRSPEYNAKELVRYFLELATAQGQYYRTNHTVMTMGSDFQYENANMWFKNLDKLIQQVNAQQKANRSRVNVLYSTPACYLWELNKANLTWSVKEDDFFPYADGPHMFWTGYFSSRPALKRYERLSYNFLQVCNQLEALVGPAANMGPYGSGDSAPLKEAMAVLQHHDAVSGTSRQHVANDYARQLAESWGPCEVLLSNALAQLSGSKKDFVFCHKLNISVCPLTQNAEKFQVTIYNPLGRKVDWMVRLPVSEHVYLVKDPNGTVVPSDVVTVPSSDSQDLLFSASVPALGFSIYSVTRVPGQSPQAYDRHPRSQKPWSRVLVIQNEHIRARFNPDTGLLMEIENLDENLLLPVRQAFYWYNASMGNNLSSQASGAYIFRPERQEPLLVSHWAKTHLVKTDLVQEVHQNFSAWCSQVVRLYPGQRYLELEWTVGPIPTGDSWGKEIISRFDTTLETDGLFYTDSNGREILERRRDYRPTWKLNQTEPVAGNYYPVNSRIYITDGKTQLTVLTDRSQGGSSLGDGSIELMVHRRLLVDDARGVGEPLLEEGSGLWVRGRHLVLLDKARTAASGHRLQAEKEVLAPQVVLARGGGVPYCLKVAPRTQFSGLRRELPLSVHLLTLAHWGPETLLLRFEHQFAVGEDAGRNLSSPVTFDLTNLFSTFTITSLRETTLAANQLQAHSSRLKWTANTGGVLPGTGELGGPTPHPPPSRLVSATITLQPMEIRTFLASVQWEEDC; encoded by the exons ATGGTTGCCGAGGCGCGGTTTTGGGGGGTCCGCGCTGGTGGCGGCCAGGACGAGGCGGGGTCCCGGAAGCGCTCCGGCGCGCTGCAGCCACCGCTCCcgcctttctccttcctttttttgttgttgctggcGGCGCACGGCGTTTGGGCCGCCGGATACCAG ACATGCCCCAAGGTGGAGCCGGACATGCTGAACGTGCACCTGGTGGCCCACACACATGATGACGTGGGCTGGCTCAAGACTGTGGACCAGTACTTTTATGGCA TCCAGAACGATGTCCAGCATGCGGGCGTGCAGTACATCCTAGACTCAGTCATCTCTTCCCTGCTGATGGAGCCCACTCGCCGCTTCGTCTATGTGGAAATTGCCTTCTTCTCCCGTTGGTGGCACCAGCAGACAAATGCAACGCAGGAAATGGTGCGGAACTTGGTGCGCCAGG GACGCCTAGAGTTTGCCAACGGCGGCTGGGTGATGAACGATGAGGCGGCAACTCACTACGGAGCCATCATCGACCAGATGACTCTTGGCCTGCGTTTCCTGGAGGACACGTTTGGCAGCGACGGGCGCCCCCGTGTGGCCTGGCACATTGACCCCTTTGGCCATTCTCGGGAGCAGGCCTCGCTCTTCGCGCAG ATGGGTTTTGACGGCTTCTTCTTCGGGCGCCTGGATTATCAAGACAAGAACGTGCGGAAGGAGAAGCGGCAGATGGAGCAGTTGTGGCGGGCCAGTGCCAGCCTGAAGCCCCCCGCCGCCGACCTCTTCACCA GTGTGCTCCCCAACATGTACAACCCACCCACTGGTCTGTGCTGGGATACGCTGTGTGCAGACAAGCCCTTTGTGGAGGACCCGCGCAGCCCAGAATACAATGCCAAGGAACTGGTCCGTTACTTCCTGGAGTTGGCCACTGCCCAG GGCCAGTATTACCGCACCAACCACACTGTGATGACCATGGGCTCGGACTTCCAGTATGAGAATGCCAACATGTGGTTCAAGAATCTTGACAAGCTCATCCAGCAGGTCAATGCCCAG CAAAAGGCCAACAGGAGCCGCGTCAATGTTCTCTACTCCACTCCCGCCTGTTACCTCTGGGAGCTGAACAAGGCCAACCTCACCTG GTCAGTGAAAGAGGATGACTTCTTCCCCTACGCCGACGGCCCCCACATGTTTTGGACTGGTTACTTTTCCAGCCGGCCCGCTCTCAAACGCTACGAGCGCCTCAGCTACAACTTCCTGCAG GTGTGCAACCAGCTGGAGGCACTGGTGGGTCCAGCAGCCAACATGGGACCCTATGGTTCCGGAGACAGCGCACCCCTCA AAGAGGCGATGGCCGTGCTCCAGCACCACGATGCGGTCAGCGGCACCTCGCGGCAGCATGTGGCCAACGACTACGCACGCCAGCTGGCCGAAAGCTGGGGGCCTTGCGAG gtTCTCCTGAGCAATGCGCTGGCGCAGCTCAGCGGCTCCAAGAAGGATTTCGTGTTCTGCCACAAGCTCAACATCAGTGTCTGTCCCCTCACCCAGAACGCGGAGAAA TTCCAGGTGACCATTTATAACCCCCTGGGGCGGAAAGTGGATTGGATGGTGCGGCTGCCTGTCAGCGAACACGTTTACCTTGTGAAAGATCCCAATGGCACAGTTGTGCCCAGCGAT GTGGTGACAGTTCCCAGCTCAGACAGTCAGGACCTGCTTTTCTCAGCCTCAGTGCCTGCCCTCGGCTTCAGCATCTACTCAGTAACTCGGGTGCCTGGCCAAAGTCCCCAGGCCTATGACCGCCATCCCAGATCCCAGAAGCCCTGGTCCCGTGTCTTGGTCATCCAGAATGAG CACATCCGGGCTAGGTTTAATCCTGACACAGGGCTCTTAATGGAGATTGAGAACCTGGATGAGAACCTCCTGCTGCCTGTTCGCCAAGCCTTCTACTG GTACAATGCCAGTATGGGCAACAACTTAAGCTCGCAGGCCTCAGGTGCCTACATCTTCAGACCCGAACGACAGGAACCACTGCTTGTCAGCCACTGGGCTAAAACCCACCTTGTGAAG ACAGACTTGGTGCAGGAAGTGCACCAGAACTTCTCAGCCTGGTGTTCCCAGGTGGTTCGCCTATATCCAGGACAGCGGTACCTGGAGCTAGAGTGGACGGTGGGGCCCATACCTACAGG TGACAGCTGGGGGAAGGAGATCATTAGTCGCTTTGACACTACTCTGGAGACAGATGGACTCTTCTACACAGACAGCAATGGCCGGGAGATcctggagaggag gcGGGATTATCGACCCACGTGGAAGCTCAACCAGACTGAGCCAGTGGCGGGAAACTACTATCCAGTCAACAGCCGCATATACATCACG GATGGGAAGACGCAGCTGACTGTGCTGACTGACCGCTCCCAGGGGGGCAGTAGCCTGGGTGACGGCTCCATAGAGCTCATG GTCCACCGAAGGCTGCTGGTAGACGATGCACGTGGAGTAGGGGAGCCGCTGCTGGAGGAGGGGTCGGGGCTGTGGGTGCGAGGGCGCCACCTCGTGCTGCTGGACAAAGCCCGGACCGCAGCCTCCGGGCACCGGTTGCAGGCGGAGAAGGAGGTCCTAGCCCCGCAGGTGGTGCTGGCCCGGGGTGGCGGTGTCCCCTACTGCCTCAAGGTCGCCCCACGCACGCAG TTCTCTGGGCTGCGCAGAGAACTGCCTCTCTCGGTACATCTACTCACATTGGCCCACTGGGGCCCAGAGACGCTGCTGCTGCGCTTTGAGCACCAGTTTGCCGTAGGGGAGGACGCGGGCCGCAACCTGAGCTCCCCGGTGACCTTCGACTTGACG AATCTGTTTTCCACTTTCACCATCACCTCCCTGCGGGAGACCACGCTGGCGGCCAACCAGCTCCAGGCCCACTCCTCCAGGCTCAAGTGGACAGCAAACACGGGTGGGGTCCTGCCCGGAACTGGGGAACTAGGAG GCCCCAcaccccatcctcctccctcccggcTGGTGTCTGCCACCATCACATTGCAGCCCATGGAAATCCGAACCTTCTTGGCCTCCGTCCAATGGGAAGAAGACTGCTAG
- the MAN2B1 gene encoding lysosomal alpha-mannosidase isoform X2, producing the protein MVAEARFWGVRAGGGQDEAGSRKRSGALQPPLPPFSFLFLLLLAAHGVWAAGYQTCPKVEPDMLNVHLVAHTHDDVGWLKTVDQYFYGIQNDVQHAGVQYILDSVISSLLMEPTRRFVYVEIAFFSRWWHQQTNATQEMVRNLVRQGRLEFANGGWVMNDEAATHYGAIIDQMTLGLRFLEDTFGSDGRPRVAWHIDPFGHSREQASLFAQMGFDGFFFGRLDYQDKNVRKEKRQMEQLWRASASLKPPAADLFTSVLPNMYNPPTGLCWDTLCADKPFVEDPRSPEYNAKELVRYFLELATAQGQYYRTNHTVMTMGSDFQYENANMWFKNLDKLIQQVNAQQKANRSRVNVLYSTPACYLWELNKANLTWSVKEDDFFPYADGPHMFWTGYFSSRPALKRYERLSYNFLQVCNQLEALVGPAANMGPYGSGDSAPLKEAMAVLQHHDAVSGTSRQHVANDYARQLAESWGPCEVLLSNALAQLSGSKKDFVFCHKLNISVCPLTQNAEKFQVTIYNPLGRKVDWMVRLPVSEHVYLVKDPNGTVVPSDVVTVPSSDSQDLLFSASVPALGFSIYSVTRVPGQSPQAYDRHPRSQKPWSRVLVIQNEHIRARFNPDTGLLMEIENLDENLLLPVRQAFYWYNASMGNNLSSQASGAYIFRPERQEPLLVSHWAKTHLVKTDLVQEVHQNFSAWCSQVVRLYPGQRYLELEWTVGPIPTGDSWGKEIISRFDTTLETDGLFYTDSNGREILERRRDYRPTWKLNQTEPVAGNYYPVNSRIYITDGKTQLTVLTDRSQGGSSLGDGSIELMVHRRLLVDDARGVGEPLLEEGSGLWVRGRHLVLLDKARTAASGHRLQAEKEVLAPQVVLARGGGVPYCLKVAPRTQFSGLRRELPLSVHLLTLAHWGPETLLLRFEHQFAVGEDAGRNLSSPVTFDLTNLFSTFTITSLRETTLAANQLQAHSSRLKWTANTGPTPHPPPSRLVSATITLQPMEIRTFLASVQWEEDC; encoded by the exons ATGGTTGCCGAGGCGCGGTTTTGGGGGGTCCGCGCTGGTGGCGGCCAGGACGAGGCGGGGTCCCGGAAGCGCTCCGGCGCGCTGCAGCCACCGCTCCcgcctttctccttcctttttttgttgttgctggcGGCGCACGGCGTTTGGGCCGCCGGATACCAG ACATGCCCCAAGGTGGAGCCGGACATGCTGAACGTGCACCTGGTGGCCCACACACATGATGACGTGGGCTGGCTCAAGACTGTGGACCAGTACTTTTATGGCA TCCAGAACGATGTCCAGCATGCGGGCGTGCAGTACATCCTAGACTCAGTCATCTCTTCCCTGCTGATGGAGCCCACTCGCCGCTTCGTCTATGTGGAAATTGCCTTCTTCTCCCGTTGGTGGCACCAGCAGACAAATGCAACGCAGGAAATGGTGCGGAACTTGGTGCGCCAGG GACGCCTAGAGTTTGCCAACGGCGGCTGGGTGATGAACGATGAGGCGGCAACTCACTACGGAGCCATCATCGACCAGATGACTCTTGGCCTGCGTTTCCTGGAGGACACGTTTGGCAGCGACGGGCGCCCCCGTGTGGCCTGGCACATTGACCCCTTTGGCCATTCTCGGGAGCAGGCCTCGCTCTTCGCGCAG ATGGGTTTTGACGGCTTCTTCTTCGGGCGCCTGGATTATCAAGACAAGAACGTGCGGAAGGAGAAGCGGCAGATGGAGCAGTTGTGGCGGGCCAGTGCCAGCCTGAAGCCCCCCGCCGCCGACCTCTTCACCA GTGTGCTCCCCAACATGTACAACCCACCCACTGGTCTGTGCTGGGATACGCTGTGTGCAGACAAGCCCTTTGTGGAGGACCCGCGCAGCCCAGAATACAATGCCAAGGAACTGGTCCGTTACTTCCTGGAGTTGGCCACTGCCCAG GGCCAGTATTACCGCACCAACCACACTGTGATGACCATGGGCTCGGACTTCCAGTATGAGAATGCCAACATGTGGTTCAAGAATCTTGACAAGCTCATCCAGCAGGTCAATGCCCAG CAAAAGGCCAACAGGAGCCGCGTCAATGTTCTCTACTCCACTCCCGCCTGTTACCTCTGGGAGCTGAACAAGGCCAACCTCACCTG GTCAGTGAAAGAGGATGACTTCTTCCCCTACGCCGACGGCCCCCACATGTTTTGGACTGGTTACTTTTCCAGCCGGCCCGCTCTCAAACGCTACGAGCGCCTCAGCTACAACTTCCTGCAG GTGTGCAACCAGCTGGAGGCACTGGTGGGTCCAGCAGCCAACATGGGACCCTATGGTTCCGGAGACAGCGCACCCCTCA AAGAGGCGATGGCCGTGCTCCAGCACCACGATGCGGTCAGCGGCACCTCGCGGCAGCATGTGGCCAACGACTACGCACGCCAGCTGGCCGAAAGCTGGGGGCCTTGCGAG gtTCTCCTGAGCAATGCGCTGGCGCAGCTCAGCGGCTCCAAGAAGGATTTCGTGTTCTGCCACAAGCTCAACATCAGTGTCTGTCCCCTCACCCAGAACGCGGAGAAA TTCCAGGTGACCATTTATAACCCCCTGGGGCGGAAAGTGGATTGGATGGTGCGGCTGCCTGTCAGCGAACACGTTTACCTTGTGAAAGATCCCAATGGCACAGTTGTGCCCAGCGAT GTGGTGACAGTTCCCAGCTCAGACAGTCAGGACCTGCTTTTCTCAGCCTCAGTGCCTGCCCTCGGCTTCAGCATCTACTCAGTAACTCGGGTGCCTGGCCAAAGTCCCCAGGCCTATGACCGCCATCCCAGATCCCAGAAGCCCTGGTCCCGTGTCTTGGTCATCCAGAATGAG CACATCCGGGCTAGGTTTAATCCTGACACAGGGCTCTTAATGGAGATTGAGAACCTGGATGAGAACCTCCTGCTGCCTGTTCGCCAAGCCTTCTACTG GTACAATGCCAGTATGGGCAACAACTTAAGCTCGCAGGCCTCAGGTGCCTACATCTTCAGACCCGAACGACAGGAACCACTGCTTGTCAGCCACTGGGCTAAAACCCACCTTGTGAAG ACAGACTTGGTGCAGGAAGTGCACCAGAACTTCTCAGCCTGGTGTTCCCAGGTGGTTCGCCTATATCCAGGACAGCGGTACCTGGAGCTAGAGTGGACGGTGGGGCCCATACCTACAGG TGACAGCTGGGGGAAGGAGATCATTAGTCGCTTTGACACTACTCTGGAGACAGATGGACTCTTCTACACAGACAGCAATGGCCGGGAGATcctggagaggag gcGGGATTATCGACCCACGTGGAAGCTCAACCAGACTGAGCCAGTGGCGGGAAACTACTATCCAGTCAACAGCCGCATATACATCACG GATGGGAAGACGCAGCTGACTGTGCTGACTGACCGCTCCCAGGGGGGCAGTAGCCTGGGTGACGGCTCCATAGAGCTCATG GTCCACCGAAGGCTGCTGGTAGACGATGCACGTGGAGTAGGGGAGCCGCTGCTGGAGGAGGGGTCGGGGCTGTGGGTGCGAGGGCGCCACCTCGTGCTGCTGGACAAAGCCCGGACCGCAGCCTCCGGGCACCGGTTGCAGGCGGAGAAGGAGGTCCTAGCCCCGCAGGTGGTGCTGGCCCGGGGTGGCGGTGTCCCCTACTGCCTCAAGGTCGCCCCACGCACGCAG TTCTCTGGGCTGCGCAGAGAACTGCCTCTCTCGGTACATCTACTCACATTGGCCCACTGGGGCCCAGAGACGCTGCTGCTGCGCTTTGAGCACCAGTTTGCCGTAGGGGAGGACGCGGGCCGCAACCTGAGCTCCCCGGTGACCTTCGACTTGACG AATCTGTTTTCCACTTTCACCATCACCTCCCTGCGGGAGACCACGCTGGCGGCCAACCAGCTCCAGGCCCACTCCTCCAGGCTCAAGTGGACAGCAAACACGG GCCCCAcaccccatcctcctccctcccggcTGGTGTCTGCCACCATCACATTGCAGCCCATGGAAATCCGAACCTTCTTGGCCTCCGTCCAATGGGAAGAAGACTGCTAG